The following coding sequences lie in one Pseudomonas sp. SL4(2022) genomic window:
- a CDS encoding histone acetyltransferase HPA2: protein MNDENAPNDLPEQPKPIELPVIEFESPGRFAVHNPQSLTPDSPQAEPAPFVLGAHAALERFSQPEQARAHALALLQQAQRSLCIYSHDLEPWLYHHSSVQDACTRFLLANPRNQLRILLRDPSRAVKEGHRLLGLSRRLSSNMQIRKLHPDYPNEELAFLLADDRGLLLLPELGQASGYALYQAPGRNRQRRAQFDQAWDTSITDADLRSFLL, encoded by the coding sequence ATGAACGACGAAAACGCCCCGAATGACCTGCCCGAGCAACCGAAGCCCATTGAGCTTCCCGTCATCGAGTTCGAGTCACCGGGGCGTTTTGCTGTGCACAACCCGCAAAGCCTGACACCCGACAGTCCGCAGGCTGAACCGGCACCGTTTGTCCTGGGTGCCCATGCCGCACTGGAACGCTTCAGTCAACCGGAACAGGCCCGCGCCCATGCATTAGCACTGTTGCAACAGGCCCAGCGCAGCCTATGCATCTACAGCCACGACCTGGAACCCTGGCTTTATCATCACAGCAGCGTTCAGGACGCCTGCACCCGTTTTCTGCTGGCCAATCCCCGTAACCAGCTGCGTATCCTGCTGCGCGACCCCAGCCGTGCAGTCAAGGAAGGCCACCGCCTGCTCGGTTTGTCGCGCCGTCTGTCGAGCAATATGCAGATTCGCAAGCTGCACCCGGACTACCCTAATGAAGAGCTGGCGTTTCTGCTGGCCGATGACCGTGGCTTGCTGTTGCTGCCCGAGCTTGGCCAAGCCAGTGGTTATGCCCTGTACCAGGCCCCCGGCCGCAACCGCCAGCGCCGCGCACAATTCGACCAGGCCTGGGATACCAGCATCACGGATGCTGACTTACGGAGTTTTCTGCTATGA
- a CDS encoding secretin N-terminal domain-containing protein gives MKVRALFAAALFSCSLSLSAATEVIPLNYRTADEVLSVVQSVLGHEGRVNAYGNQLIVNADPAKIQEVRTLLQQLDTVPRRLLISVDTNESGYQTDRGYRADGSISAGNGEIQIGQGEINGRDQVRIIRRSTDSRSGGTQQVQATEGYPALIQVGQSVPLTTRGRDAYGQPYSNTQYRNVTRGFYVTASLSGEMVHINISSNRDRLSQTQPGAIDVQSTDTRVSGRVGEWISIGGISEQSQGEQGDFLQHRSTQGREDMSMRVKVDVVN, from the coding sequence ATGAAGGTTCGCGCCCTGTTCGCTGCCGCCCTGTTTAGCTGCAGCCTGTCGCTCAGCGCAGCCACTGAGGTGATCCCCCTCAATTACCGCACTGCGGATGAGGTGTTGTCGGTGGTGCAATCAGTACTGGGTCATGAGGGCCGCGTGAATGCCTATGGCAATCAGCTGATCGTCAATGCTGATCCGGCCAAAATCCAGGAAGTACGCACTCTGCTGCAACAGCTGGACACCGTGCCACGCCGCCTGCTGATCAGCGTCGACACCAACGAGTCGGGCTATCAGACCGATCGGGGCTATCGCGCCGATGGCAGCATCAGCGCAGGCAATGGTGAAATCCAGATCGGCCAGGGCGAGATTAATGGGCGCGATCAGGTGCGGATCATCCGTCGCAGCACCGATAGCCGCAGCGGCGGCACCCAGCAAGTACAGGCCACCGAAGGCTATCCGGCATTGATTCAAGTGGGCCAGAGCGTACCGCTGACCACCCGTGGCCGGGATGCCTACGGGCAGCCCTACAGCAACACCCAGTACCGCAATGTCACGCGCGGGTTTTATGTCACCGCCAGCCTCAGCGGTGAAATGGTGCACATCAACATCAGCAGCAACCGCGACCGCCTCAGCCAGACCCAACCTGGCGCTATTGACGTGCAGAGTACCGACACCCGGGTCAGCGGCCGGGTTGGTGAATGGATCAGCATCGGTGGCATCAGCGAGCAAAGCCAGGGCGAGCAAGGCGACTTTCTGCAACACCGCTCGACCCAGGGCCGCGAAGACATGAGCATGCGCGTCAAAGTCGACGTGGTGAACTAA
- a CDS encoding isocitrate lyase: protein MSAYQNDIKAVAALKAAAGSSWSAIDPESVARMRAQNRFKTGLEIAQYTADIMRKDMAEYDADSSVYTQSLGCWHGFIGQQKLISIKKHLKTTNKRYLYLSGWMVAALRSDFGPLPDQSMHEKTSVSGLIEELYTFLRQADARELDLLFTALDAARAAGDKVKADEIQAQIDGYETHVVPIIADIDAGFGNPEATYLLAKKMIEAGACCIQIENQVSDEKQCGHQDGKVTVPHADFLAKINAVRYAFLELGIDNGVIVARTDSLGAGLTKQIAVTSQPGDLGDQYNSFLDCEEVSPADLKNGDVVLNREGKLLRPKRLPSNLFQFRAGTGEARCVLDSITSLQNGADMLWIETEKPHVGQIKGMVDEIRKVIPNAKLVYNNSPSFNWTLNFRQQAYDAFVAEGKDVSAYDRAKLMSVEYDETELAQVADERIRTFQRDGSAQAGIFHHLITLPTYHTAALSTDNLAKGYFADQGMLAYVKGVQRQEIRQGIACVKHQNMSGSDIGDAHKEYFAGEAALKAGGKDNTMNQFS, encoded by the coding sequence ATGTCAGCTTATCAAAACGACATCAAAGCCGTTGCCGCCCTTAAAGCCGCCGCAGGCAGCAGCTGGAGCGCTATCGACCCTGAGTCCGTGGCCCGTATGCGCGCCCAGAACCGCTTCAAAACCGGTCTGGAAATCGCTCAGTACACTGCCGACATCATGCGCAAAGACATGGCTGAGTACGATGCTGACTCCTCCGTCTACACCCAATCCCTGGGTTGCTGGCATGGTTTCATCGGTCAGCAGAAGCTGATTTCGATCAAGAAGCACCTGAAGACCACTAACAAGCGTTACCTCTACCTGTCGGGCTGGATGGTTGCTGCGCTGCGTTCGGACTTCGGCCCGCTGCCAGATCAGTCCATGCACGAGAAAACCTCGGTTTCCGGCCTGATCGAAGAGCTGTACACCTTCCTGCGCCAGGCTGATGCCCGTGAGCTGGACCTGCTGTTCACCGCGCTGGACGCTGCTCGCGCTGCTGGCGACAAAGTCAAAGCAGACGAAATCCAAGCTCAGATCGACGGCTACGAAACTCACGTCGTACCGATCATCGCCGACATCGACGCTGGTTTCGGTAACCCGGAAGCCACCTACCTGCTGGCCAAGAAAATGATCGAAGCGGGTGCTTGCTGCATCCAGATCGAAAACCAGGTTTCCGACGAGAAGCAGTGCGGCCACCAGGACGGTAAAGTGACCGTTCCTCACGCCGACTTCCTGGCCAAGATCAACGCTGTGCGTTACGCATTCCTGGAACTGGGCATCGACAACGGCGTGATCGTTGCACGTACCGACTCCCTGGGTGCTGGCCTGACCAAGCAAATCGCTGTGACCAGCCAGCCGGGCGACCTGGGCGACCAGTACAACTCCTTCCTGGATTGCGAAGAAGTCTCCCCTGCCGACCTGAAGAACGGCGACGTCGTTCTGAACCGTGAAGGCAAGCTGCTGCGTCCGAAGCGTCTGCCGTCCAACCTGTTCCAATTCCGCGCTGGCACCGGCGAAGCACGCTGCGTACTGGACAGCATCACTTCGCTGCAGAACGGCGCTGACATGCTGTGGATCGAAACCGAGAAGCCACACGTCGGTCAGATCAAGGGCATGGTTGATGAAATCCGTAAGGTCATCCCGAACGCTAAGCTGGTTTACAACAACAGCCCATCGTTCAACTGGACCCTGAACTTCCGTCAGCAGGCTTACGATGCATTCGTTGCTGAAGGCAAAGACGTTTCTGCTTACGACCGCGCCAAACTGATGAGCGTTGAGTACGACGAAACCGAACTGGCTCAAGTGGCCGACGAGCGTATCCGTACCTTCCAGCGTGATGGTTCGGCCCAGGCCGGTATCTTCCACCACCTGATCACCCTGCCGACCTACCACACCGCCGCGCTGTCCACCGACAACCTGGCCAAAGGTTACTTCGCAGACCAAGGCATGCTGGCTTACGTGAAAGGCGTTCAGCGTCAGGAGATCCGTCAAGGTATCGCCTGCGTTAAGCACCAGAACATGTCCGGTTCCGACATCGGCGATGCTCACAAAGAGTACTTCGCAGGTGAAGCAGCCCTGAAAGCCGGCGGTAAAGACAACACCATGAACCAGTTCAGCTAA
- a CDS encoding PhoX family protein → MNHDNENSVLFGNGDELPSNASANPHISQLIDDVGRRQVLAAGAAFGTLAFLGSVMPGAAVAAEPAAKGVENLHFRARSKLPFTAIATNRLDSISVPAGYRATTFIPWGTPITGNYPAYLSDGSNSAQDQAEQLGMHHDGMHFFPIDAQRGGKKSDHGLLVLNHEYIDAPLLHRNGPTLVAGKRSSAEEVRKEINAHGVSVVEVRRGLNGEWAVLPSARNRRITGATPMRISGPARGHVLLKTRYSPKGTSTRGTLNNCSHGFTPWGTYLTCEENWAGYFATRDTDLPRELSRYGLRSSSRYGWDHLAGDEFERFDATRKTTTASADYRNEPNHFGWIVEIDPFAPESVPVKRTALGRFAHEGLVFAPVKSGRPLVCYSGDDSQNEYIYKYVSRDKYRPGRSNGCLLDEGTLYVARFDDSGKGEWLALDINDKKFQQACKTAGVSFADQGEVLINTRLAADVVGATKMDRPEWGAVNPDNGEVYFTLTNNSARTTPDAANPRPANAYGHIIRWRELSKDYAGRQFAWSLFMLAGPEADSIGPNGKPLTADNRLASPDGLWFDEEGRLWIQTDMSGSQLNSGPFGNNQMLVAEPRTGELKRFLVGPVGAEVTGITATPDFRTLFVNIQHPGEGSTATNLLSTWPDGPGQRPRSATVIITREDGRRLL, encoded by the coding sequence ATGAACCACGATAATGAAAACTCAGTGCTGTTCGGCAATGGCGATGAATTGCCCAGCAATGCGTCCGCTAACCCACATATCAGCCAGCTGATCGACGACGTTGGCCGTAGGCAGGTACTGGCCGCCGGTGCGGCGTTCGGCACGCTGGCGTTTCTCGGCAGTGTTATGCCAGGCGCCGCAGTTGCGGCAGAGCCAGCCGCCAAAGGCGTGGAAAACCTGCACTTTAGAGCGCGCAGCAAGCTGCCCTTTACGGCTATCGCGACCAACCGGTTGGACAGCATCAGCGTACCGGCGGGTTACCGGGCCACCACCTTTATCCCTTGGGGTACGCCGATCACTGGCAATTACCCGGCTTACCTGAGCGATGGCAGCAACAGCGCCCAGGATCAGGCCGAGCAACTGGGCATGCACCATGACGGCATGCATTTCTTCCCGATTGATGCACAACGCGGCGGCAAGAAAAGCGACCACGGCCTGCTGGTGCTCAATCACGAATACATCGATGCCCCTCTGCTGCACCGCAATGGCCCGACACTGGTCGCCGGCAAACGCAGCAGCGCCGAAGAAGTGCGCAAGGAAATCAATGCCCACGGCGTTTCCGTGGTGGAAGTACGTCGTGGCCTGAATGGCGAGTGGGCCGTGTTGCCAAGCGCCAGAAACCGCCGAATCACCGGCGCCACGCCTATGCGGATCAGTGGCCCGGCGCGCGGTCATGTACTCCTGAAAACCCGCTACAGCCCCAAAGGCACATCAACGCGCGGCACCTTGAACAACTGCTCCCATGGCTTCACACCATGGGGTACTTACCTGACCTGCGAAGAAAACTGGGCGGGCTATTTTGCCACCCGCGATACCGACCTCCCCCGCGAACTGAGCCGCTATGGCCTGCGTAGCAGCAGTCGCTATGGCTGGGATCATCTGGCTGGCGATGAATTCGAGCGTTTCGATGCCACTCGCAAAACCACAACTGCCAGTGCGGATTATCGCAACGAGCCCAATCACTTCGGCTGGATTGTGGAAATCGATCCGTTCGCACCGGAATCGGTGCCGGTCAAACGCACAGCCCTTGGTCGTTTCGCCCATGAAGGCTTGGTATTTGCGCCCGTGAAGTCCGGACGTCCATTGGTGTGCTATTCCGGCGACGACTCGCAAAACGAATACATCTACAAGTACGTGAGCCGCGACAAATATCGCCCAGGACGAAGTAATGGTTGCCTGCTGGATGAAGGCACGCTTTATGTTGCGCGTTTCGATGACAGCGGCAAGGGGGAATGGCTCGCACTGGATATCAACGACAAGAAGTTCCAGCAAGCCTGCAAAACCGCCGGTGTGAGTTTTGCCGACCAGGGTGAAGTGTTGATCAATACCCGTCTGGCAGCTGACGTGGTTGGCGCCACCAAGATGGATCGCCCGGAATGGGGTGCGGTCAACCCGGACAACGGCGAGGTGTATTTCACCCTCACCAATAACAGTGCGCGAACCACTCCAGATGCGGCAAATCCAAGGCCTGCCAATGCATACGGTCATATCATCCGCTGGCGTGAACTGAGTAAGGATTACGCCGGCCGGCAATTTGCCTGGAGTCTGTTCATGCTCGCGGGGCCGGAAGCCGACAGCATCGGCCCGAACGGCAAACCGCTGACTGCTGATAATCGCCTGGCCAGCCCTGATGGGCTGTGGTTCGACGAGGAAGGCCGGCTGTGGATTCAAACGGATATGAGCGGTAGCCAACTGAACAGTGGCCCGTTCGGCAACAACCAGATGCTGGTGGCCGAACCACGCACCGGTGAGCTGAAACGTTTTCTGGTCGGGCCTGTGGGCGCCGAGGTGACCGGTATTACCGCGACTCCGGACTTCCGCACCCTGTTCGTCAATATCCAGCATCCGGGCGAAGGTTCAACTGCAACCAATCTGCTCAGCACCTGGCCTGATGGCCCGGGTCAGCGGCCGCGCTCGGCCACTGTGATCATCACCCGCGAAGACGGTCGCAGACTGCTCTGA
- a CDS encoding DUF4442 domain-containing protein — MSSNRLSRIVDRVHRLPITLQGPALSLLFGSQVKFAGTAKVRVHTLTQQQAVMSIANKRKVQNHIKGVHAAAMALLAESATGFLVGMNVPDDKLPLIKSLKVDYLKRATGSLIADARLTPEQVHAIQTQDKGEVLVAVTVTDEAGIQPIQCEMLWAWVSKKR, encoded by the coding sequence ATGTCCAGCAACCGCTTGAGCCGTATCGTCGATAGAGTTCACCGCTTACCCATTACGCTACAAGGCCCAGCGCTGTCGCTGTTGTTTGGTTCCCAGGTGAAGTTCGCCGGCACCGCCAAGGTACGCGTGCATACGCTGACCCAACAACAGGCAGTGATGAGCATCGCCAACAAGCGCAAGGTGCAGAATCACATCAAAGGCGTACATGCCGCTGCCATGGCACTGCTGGCGGAGTCCGCTACGGGCTTCCTGGTCGGCATGAATGTGCCCGATGACAAACTGCCATTGATCAAAAGCCTCAAGGTCGACTACCTCAAGCGCGCAACCGGTAGCCTAATCGCAGATGCACGACTGACACCTGAACAAGTTCATGCGATTCAGACCCAGGACAAAGGTGAAGTACTGGTGGCCGTCACGGTGACCGATGAAGCCGGCATCCAGCCCATCCAGTGTGAAATGCTCTGGGCCTGGGTCAGCAAGAAGCGCTGA
- the mnmH gene encoding tRNA 2-selenouridine(34) synthase MnmH, translating to MRDNSSNYRDIFLNDVPMMDARAPVEFSKGAFPGVLNLPLMDDSERQRVGTCYKQHGQDAAIALGHQLVSGQVKAERVAAWAAFAKANPQGYLYCFRGGLRSQITQQWLAEVGIDYPRIIGGYKGMRSFLLETTQQAVAECDFVILGGLTGTGKTDVLVQLNNSLDLEGHANHRGSSFGKRASGQPAQIDFENRLAIDLLKQRARGTEQFVLEDEGRMVGSCTVPLALYQGMQQYPLVWLEDAFEDRVERILRDYVVNLCAEFIARHGEEEGFQLYAERLLQSLSNIQKRLGGERYQRLLAIMQAALDEQQRTGTVALQRAWIEGLLREYYDPMYAYQRENKAARIEFVGDQDEVLGYLKDRTSTRG from the coding sequence ATGCGCGACAACAGCAGCAACTACCGCGACATCTTCCTCAATGATGTGCCGATGATGGATGCCCGTGCCCCAGTCGAGTTCAGCAAGGGTGCCTTTCCCGGTGTGCTCAACCTGCCGCTGATGGATGACAGCGAGCGTCAGCGTGTCGGCACCTGCTACAAGCAGCATGGCCAGGACGCGGCCATCGCGCTCGGCCATCAACTGGTCAGCGGTCAGGTCAAGGCCGAGCGGGTTGCGGCCTGGGCGGCGTTTGCAAAGGCCAATCCCCAAGGCTATCTGTACTGCTTTCGCGGTGGTCTGCGCTCACAGATCACTCAGCAGTGGCTCGCTGAAGTCGGTATCGATTACCCGCGGATAATCGGTGGCTACAAGGGGATGCGCAGCTTCCTGCTGGAAACCACCCAGCAGGCGGTGGCCGAGTGCGATTTCGTCATCCTCGGCGGGCTTACCGGCACCGGTAAAACCGACGTGCTGGTGCAGCTCAATAACAGCCTGGATCTGGAAGGCCATGCCAATCACCGTGGCTCCAGTTTCGGAAAACGCGCCAGCGGCCAGCCGGCGCAGATCGACTTCGAAAACCGCCTGGCCATTGATCTGCTCAAGCAGCGCGCCCGTGGCACCGAACAGTTTGTGCTGGAAGACGAAGGCCGCATGGTCGGCAGCTGCACCGTGCCGCTGGCGCTGTACCAGGGCATGCAGCAGTACCCGCTGGTGTGGTTGGAAGATGCCTTCGAGGACCGTGTCGAGCGCATCCTGCGTGATTATGTGGTCAACCTGTGCGCCGAATTTATCGCCCGGCACGGTGAGGAAGAGGGCTTTCAGCTCTATGCCGAGCGCCTGTTGCAAAGCCTGAGCAATATCCAGAAGCGCCTGGGCGGCGAGCGCTACCAGCGCCTGCTGGCCATCATGCAAGCGGCGCTGGATGAACAGCAGCGCACGGGCACTGTGGCGTTACAACGGGCCTGGATCGAGGGGTTGTTACGTGAGTACTACGATCCGATGTATGCCTACCAGCGAGAGAACAAAGCTGCGCGGATCGAGTTTGTTGGAGACCAGGACGAAGTTCTCGGTTACCTGAAAGACCGCACGAGTACGCGTGGATAG
- the selD gene encoding selenide, water dikinase SelD — MSDPIRLTQYSHGAGCGCKISPKVLEVILAGSGAQNLDPKLWVGNASRDDAAVYALDDERGVVSTTDFFMPIVDDPYDFGRIAATNAISDIYAMGGDPLMAIAILGWPVNLLPPEVAREVIRGGRAVCDEAGIPLAGGHSIDAPEPIFGLAVTGVVEKKHMKRNDTATAGCQLYLSKPLGIGILTTAEKKAKLRSEDVGLARDWMCTLNKPGSRFGKLAGVTAMTDVTGFGLLGHLVEMAEGAKLTAQLDYAAVPRLSGVDYYLSEGCVPGGTLRNFDSYGEKIAPISQAQQNLLCDPQTSGGLLIAVTPEGEAEFLAVAAELGLNLASIGRLVERQRYAVEVL; from the coding sequence ATGAGCGATCCGATCCGTTTGACCCAGTACAGCCACGGGGCCGGTTGCGGCTGCAAGATTTCGCCGAAAGTCCTGGAGGTGATTCTCGCCGGCAGCGGCGCGCAGAACCTTGATCCCAAGCTGTGGGTCGGCAACGCCTCGCGTGACGATGCGGCGGTGTATGCCCTGGATGACGAGCGCGGTGTGGTGTCGACCACCGACTTCTTTATGCCGATCGTTGATGACCCGTACGACTTCGGCCGCATCGCCGCCACCAATGCGATCAGCGACATCTACGCCATGGGCGGCGATCCGCTGATGGCCATCGCCATCCTTGGCTGGCCGGTCAATCTGCTGCCGCCGGAAGTGGCCCGCGAAGTGATTCGCGGCGGCCGCGCAGTGTGTGATGAGGCAGGCATTCCGCTGGCCGGTGGGCATTCCATCGACGCGCCGGAGCCGATCTTTGGTCTGGCAGTGACCGGTGTGGTCGAGAAAAAGCACATGAAACGCAACGACACCGCCACGGCCGGTTGCCAGCTGTACCTCTCCAAACCACTGGGTATCGGCATCCTGACCACCGCCGAGAAGAAGGCCAAGCTGCGTTCCGAGGATGTCGGCCTGGCGCGTGACTGGATGTGTACCCTGAACAAGCCCGGTTCGCGTTTTGGCAAGCTGGCCGGGGTCACTGCGATGACGGATGTTACGGGCTTTGGTTTGCTCGGCCATCTGGTAGAAATGGCCGAGGGTGCCAAACTCACCGCCCAACTCGACTACGCCGCTGTGCCACGCCTGTCAGGGGTCGACTACTACCTCTCCGAGGGCTGCGTGCCGGGCGGCACCCTGCGCAACTTCGACAGCTACGGTGAGAAGATCGCACCGATTAGCCAGGCGCAGCAGAATCTGCTGTGCGATCCGCAGACCAGCGGTGGTCTGTTGATTGCGGTGACGCCTGAAGGCGAAGCAGAGTTTCTCGCCGTAGCTGCTGAGCTTGGCCTGAATCTGGCGTCTATCGGTCGTCTGGTTGAACGACAGCGCTACGCGGTCGAGGTGCTGTGA
- a CDS encoding VRR-NUC domain-containing protein, with product MQAAPLPTELYYLSNFRAALAWIEARYADLLTAEEYGFIRNFQAMAWPSQALLVRMIMRKGCHFRLSKLDYPEIGDSHRASGELLDSGWITEQALLSRHEIVELLRKDEVLTHLPLTDRRATQKKSALLEQLNDQNQPAQKFSDWCPALADRLLSLTVGELCDRLRLMFFGNLAQDWSEYVLADLGIYRYETVDISPDSRGFQHRQDLEDYLYLRTLRTAVEEGADLETVWPPLLAFSSANAHLCARQSRLLFQVAQMLEKNGELQQALALYQRSIHAEARWRQVRVLEHLGRDNEAYEHALAFSAAPGSDEERQRLERALSRLRRKLDLPPQIAAVSVAETRINLQLPRPLHGSVEIAVRDHFHCANAPVHYLENTLICSLFGLLCWDAIFAPLPGAFFHPFHSGPVDLYSPDFYTRRQQLFEQCLLHLEQPDYMPHFRSRYQEKFGLQSPFVFWDMFTEERLELALLCIPAAHLSACFRRLLRDLKANRAGMPDLIQFYPDARRYRMIEVKGPGDRLQDNQKRWLSFAAEQGIPVEVCYVSWLST from the coding sequence ATGCAAGCCGCCCCCCTCCCCACAGAACTCTACTACCTCAGTAATTTTCGAGCCGCGCTAGCCTGGATCGAAGCACGCTATGCCGACCTGCTGACGGCCGAAGAGTACGGGTTTATCCGGAATTTTCAGGCCATGGCCTGGCCTTCCCAGGCATTACTGGTGCGCATGATCATGCGCAAAGGCTGCCACTTTCGGCTGAGCAAACTCGACTACCCGGAAATTGGTGACAGCCATAGAGCCTCTGGCGAATTGCTGGATTCTGGCTGGATTACCGAACAAGCGCTCTTGAGCCGCCATGAGATTGTCGAGTTGCTGCGCAAGGATGAAGTGCTGACTCACCTGCCGCTCACAGACCGGCGTGCAACCCAGAAAAAATCGGCCTTGCTCGAACAACTCAACGACCAGAACCAGCCCGCGCAAAAGTTCAGCGATTGGTGCCCAGCGTTGGCTGATCGGCTGTTAAGCCTGACCGTGGGCGAGCTGTGCGACCGCCTGCGCCTGATGTTTTTCGGCAATCTGGCACAAGACTGGTCTGAATACGTGCTCGCGGATCTAGGAATCTATCGCTACGAGACGGTAGACATCAGCCCGGACTCACGGGGCTTTCAACATCGTCAGGATCTAGAGGACTACCTCTACCTGCGAACGCTGCGTACGGCTGTGGAAGAAGGTGCGGACCTTGAAACGGTTTGGCCTCCGCTGCTGGCCTTCAGCTCAGCGAATGCTCACTTGTGTGCGCGTCAATCGCGCTTGCTGTTCCAGGTTGCCCAGATGCTGGAAAAAAATGGCGAACTGCAGCAAGCCCTGGCTTTATATCAACGCAGTATTCACGCCGAAGCGCGCTGGCGTCAGGTCCGCGTACTGGAGCACCTGGGCAGAGACAATGAAGCCTATGAGCATGCCCTGGCTTTCAGCGCTGCGCCTGGCAGTGATGAGGAGCGTCAGCGCCTTGAGCGTGCGCTCTCGCGGCTACGTCGAAAACTCGACCTGCCGCCGCAAATAGCGGCAGTAAGCGTTGCTGAAACACGTATTAATCTGCAGCTACCTAGACCGTTACATGGCAGCGTGGAAATCGCCGTGCGCGACCATTTCCATTGCGCGAACGCCCCGGTTCATTATCTGGAAAATACCCTGATCTGCAGCCTATTCGGCCTGCTGTGCTGGGATGCAATTTTTGCCCCGTTACCGGGCGCTTTTTTCCATCCGTTTCACAGCGGCCCGGTGGATCTGTACAGCCCTGATTTTTATACCCGCCGTCAGCAACTGTTTGAGCAGTGTCTACTGCATCTTGAACAGCCGGACTACATGCCGCATTTCAGGTCGCGGTATCAGGAAAAATTCGGCCTGCAATCGCCCTTTGTGTTCTGGGACATGTTCACAGAAGAGCGTCTTGAATTGGCCTTGCTGTGTATTCCGGCGGCGCACCTGAGTGCCTGCTTCCGCCGCTTGTTACGTGATCTGAAGGCCAACCGGGCCGGTATGCCTGATCTGATTCAGTTCTACCCGGATGCGCGTCGCTATCGCATGATCGAAGTAAAAGGCCCTGGTGATCGCTTGCAGGATAATCAGAAGCGCTGGCTCAGCTTTGCGGCTGAACAGGGCATTCCCGTTGAGGTCTGTTACGTGAGTTGGCTGAGCACGTGA